One Thermoplasma volcanium GSS1 genomic window carries:
- a CDS encoding pirin family protein gives MDIKIPELIIEGVYTSDGAGVKLERIFGSPRTVQITDPFLLLDFFGSSKLSDYENGFPWHPHRGIETITLQLRGKTYHEDSEGHKGIILPGELQWMTAGSGIFHQEMPKPIYYGDKVPSIKDDANAGIQLWLNMPAANKMDEPAYRSIREEQVPVEEDDYGNKIGVISGNFKKVAGALNESFQYELAEKINPYYLRIKTIAKGKFETNIPEGHRAIIFVIGGLISVNDKELVSEGRAVILSTKGKLLSFYADQPSDVIIIAGRPLNEPISWYGPIVMNTREEIAQAIKELNDGTFIKENNPLWQ, from the coding sequence TTGGACATTAAAATTCCAGAACTCATAATAGAAGGAGTTTACACATCCGACGGGGCAGGCGTAAAACTCGAGAGGATATTTGGATCTCCTCGGACAGTTCAGATAACAGATCCTTTTCTGCTTCTTGATTTTTTTGGCTCGTCTAAACTTTCTGACTATGAAAATGGGTTCCCCTGGCATCCACACAGAGGAATAGAGACAATTACTCTGCAGCTTAGAGGAAAAACTTACCATGAGGACAGCGAGGGGCATAAAGGGATCATCCTTCCTGGTGAACTGCAATGGATGACAGCTGGGAGCGGAATATTCCATCAGGAGATGCCAAAACCGATATATTATGGAGATAAGGTTCCATCAATTAAGGATGATGCAAACGCAGGAATTCAACTATGGCTAAACATGCCCGCTGCAAACAAAATGGATGAACCAGCCTATCGATCAATAAGGGAAGAACAAGTGCCAGTTGAAGAAGACGATTACGGGAACAAGATCGGGGTTATAAGTGGAAATTTTAAGAAAGTTGCAGGTGCACTTAATGAATCGTTCCAGTATGAACTTGCCGAGAAGATAAACCCATACTATCTTAGGATTAAAACAATAGCAAAGGGGAAGTTCGAAACAAATATACCGGAAGGACATCGAGCTATTATTTTTGTTATAGGCGGCCTTATATCAGTAAACGATAAAGAACTGGTTAGCGAAGGTAGGGCAGTGATACTTTCAACAAAAGGGAAGTTACTATCTTTCTACGCGGATCAGCCATCGGATGTTATCATTATAGCAGGCAGGCCATTAAATGAGCCTATATCATGGTATGGCCCAATAGTGATGAACACTCGGGAAGAGATAGCCCAAGCTATTAAAGAACTTAATGATGGAACATTTATCAAAGAAAATAATCCGCTATGGCAATAA
- a CDS encoding TrmB family transcriptional regulator yields MSDEEEDAFSYLSKLGLTPYEIKIYKTLLIYGPKSATETAKLSRVPQPRVYDIFESLESKGAVEVSPGKKKIYRAVPVDNFIDRKLIEIKDYKQRIQSYIEKQKKFKETAPYLWMIKNNFQIREKMKDVITNSKYEIITSLNYENLRYLKRYFIDAVKKGLTVVLVVFPDAESDFLKTLPDDIVIKKRPGSASQVIISDRNDGIINVESKEDSEGYALYFNESELIHILNYYFYHTIWGPSEIYHDFPEKPDLKFTTAWLSCEAINSFLKRSYSITGSLEGIGFNGPVKINGTITGTDLVPGFKQTFFIKDGDRIYSVGGKTARMEDIKLTNLVINIWTPGERGKLGQNVEV; encoded by the coding sequence ATGAGCGATGAGGAAGAAGATGCTTTTTCGTATCTATCAAAGCTTGGCCTTACGCCTTATGAGATAAAAATATACAAGACCCTGCTCATTTATGGCCCAAAGAGCGCCACAGAAACTGCCAAACTTTCCAGAGTTCCACAGCCTAGAGTATACGATATTTTCGAAAGTCTTGAATCAAAAGGTGCTGTTGAGGTAAGCCCTGGAAAAAAGAAAATTTACAGGGCCGTACCGGTAGATAACTTCATAGATAGAAAGCTAATAGAAATAAAGGATTACAAGCAACGCATACAATCTTATATAGAGAAGCAAAAAAAATTTAAAGAAACAGCTCCGTATTTATGGATGATAAAGAATAATTTCCAAATACGCGAAAAAATGAAAGACGTTATAACAAATTCTAAATACGAAATTATTACCTCACTAAATTATGAAAATCTCAGATATTTGAAACGATATTTTATTGATGCGGTAAAGAAGGGTTTAACCGTAGTCTTAGTTGTATTCCCTGACGCTGAGAGCGATTTCCTCAAGACATTGCCTGACGACATAGTAATAAAGAAAAGGCCAGGTAGCGCTTCACAAGTTATAATTTCTGATAGGAATGATGGTATAATCAATGTGGAGAGCAAAGAAGATTCTGAAGGTTATGCACTTTACTTCAATGAAAGCGAATTAATACATATACTCAATTATTACTTTTATCACACAATATGGGGGCCATCGGAGATATACCATGATTTTCCAGAAAAACCTGATCTGAAGTTTACCACAGCATGGCTCAGCTGCGAAGCCATAAATTCCTTTCTTAAGAGATCATACAGTATAACCGGATCCCTAGAAGGCATTGGCTTTAATGGGCCTGTCAAGATAAACGGTACTATCACTGGAACAGATCTTGTTCCAGGCTTCAAGCAGACGTTCTTCATAAAGGACGGAGACAGAATCTACTCTGTTGGTGGGAAAACAGCAAGGATGGAAGACATAAAATTAACAAACTTAGTGATTAATATATGGACGCCTGGCGAGAGGGGAAAGTTGGGACAGAACGTCGAAGTTTAA
- a CDS encoding cupin domain-containing protein has translation MNAEVSNGYVKSSEEVKGDVMDGGAVIKWLITHKNGAKNYSMRLITVQKGKSTPHHHHDYEHEIFIISGKVKVKLGEQEYMAGQDDFIFIPPNVEHGMNAEEDTRMICIVPIKAAKVLLGE, from the coding sequence ATGAATGCAGAAGTTTCCAATGGTTATGTAAAATCTTCTGAAGAGGTCAAAGGAGACGTTATGGATGGTGGTGCAGTTATTAAATGGTTAATTACGCATAAAAACGGTGCAAAAAATTACTCAATGAGGCTCATAACTGTCCAAAAAGGAAAGTCGACGCCTCACCATCACCACGACTACGAACACGAAATATTCATAATATCAGGGAAAGTTAAAGTAAAGCTAGGCGAACAGGAGTATATGGCTGGGCAAGATGATTTTATATTCATACCGCCAAATGTGGAACACGGAATGAATGCAGAGGAAGATACAAGGATGATATGTATCGTCCCCATAAAGGCAGCCAAAGTGTTATTAGGCGAGTAA
- a CDS encoding sulfite oxidase-like oxidoreductase, whose amino-acid sequence MDRISVKNPGQRYIKNFIIYDALGEPDIDIRKWKLCVNGLVDKVKCYSFSDLQSMRQLEYISDFNCVTRWSIKDIVWKGPSLKEIIENSGPKREARWVMFWSADGYSTPVPIEYAMDEKAIIAISMNGAPLKKENGYPARPFLPQLYGWKSAKWITEIELIPEYKDGYWEAYGYAEVGRIEEEERFKGDEWKRIRRNSKMA is encoded by the coding sequence ATGGATAGAATATCTGTTAAAAATCCTGGACAACGCTATATTAAGAATTTCATAATATACGATGCCTTAGGCGAACCTGACATAGATATAAGAAAATGGAAATTATGTGTGAATGGCTTGGTGGATAAGGTAAAATGTTATTCTTTTTCTGATTTACAGAGCATGAGACAGCTGGAGTACATATCTGACTTCAACTGCGTGACTAGGTGGTCTATAAAAGACATCGTCTGGAAAGGGCCATCGTTAAAGGAAATAATAGAAAATAGCGGGCCGAAGAGGGAAGCACGATGGGTTATGTTTTGGTCGGCGGATGGTTATTCAACGCCTGTACCGATTGAATATGCTATGGATGAGAAGGCTATTATAGCCATATCGATGAACGGAGCTCCGTTAAAGAAAGAAAATGGATATCCTGCCAGGCCTTTTCTCCCCCAACTGTACGGATGGAAGAGTGCAAAATGGATCACAGAAATTGAGCTTATTCCAGAGTATAAGGATGGATACTGGGAAGCCTATGGATATGCTGAAGTAGGCCGTATAGAGGAAGAAGAAAGATTTAAAGGAGATGAATGGAAAAGAATAAGAAGAAACTCAAAGATGGCATGA
- a CDS encoding MFS transporter produces the protein MVFASSIKDVIIRLFLGSGTTEERVMDLSIGDGVLWAIYSSLTQQYVIPLAIFLFGTVAPVGFITGIPLLAVPFSQLSAYWILKKIDNLKVVTIITTFLDRLPWLLIAILILFRPAYFLYIFIALLIIRAFFASLSGTTWTLWVPGLISEEKRDRYFSVRNMAMRASGLIGYFIAMLVFIFIKFHGFDYFTIFTVSFLFSSASIAIMKKIPEAKTNDVKITSKKTYTSQKFFILLFTVSIFALGYNFSQPYILLFILGKDYLNSSSIIYTFLLIAGSLVFIASQKLGYNLISRYGYGKSLLISSIILSMTVFAWIFVRNIIEAMILFSLSSIPVSVYSLSGFNFVVSGSGGEGRVKRTSLYTLFNSISTAVGPIIANLVYVKVENILDIFLISSAILMVAAVSSWLNNK, from the coding sequence ATGGTATTTGCTTCTTCAATTAAGGACGTTATTATACGGTTATTCTTGGGAAGTGGAACGACTGAAGAAAGAGTAATGGATCTTTCAATAGGCGATGGAGTATTATGGGCAATATACAGTTCACTAACTCAGCAATATGTTATACCCCTTGCCATATTTTTATTCGGTACTGTTGCTCCAGTAGGCTTTATCACTGGAATACCTCTGCTTGCAGTTCCGTTTTCTCAGCTCTCAGCATATTGGATTCTCAAAAAGATAGACAACTTAAAAGTTGTAACAATAATTACTACATTTCTTGATAGGTTACCATGGCTTTTAATTGCGATATTGATTCTGTTCAGGCCGGCGTACTTCCTCTATATATTCATAGCACTACTTATAATTAGGGCATTTTTTGCATCTTTATCAGGAACCACATGGACTCTTTGGGTTCCAGGGCTGATATCTGAGGAAAAAAGAGATCGATATTTTTCGGTTAGAAACATGGCTATGAGGGCTTCTGGCCTAATAGGTTATTTTATAGCAATGCTAGTATTTATATTTATAAAATTCCATGGGTTCGACTACTTCACCATATTTACGGTTTCCTTTCTATTTTCTTCAGCTTCAATAGCTATCATGAAAAAAATACCAGAAGCAAAGACCAATGATGTTAAAATTACATCGAAGAAAACTTACACCTCCCAAAAATTTTTTATTCTTTTGTTTACAGTATCTATTTTTGCACTCGGATACAATTTCTCTCAACCTTATATCTTACTTTTTATATTAGGAAAGGATTATTTAAATTCTAGCTCTATTATTTATACCTTTTTACTTATAGCCGGAAGCTTAGTTTTCATTGCATCTCAGAAGCTTGGTTACAACCTTATCTCTAGATATGGATATGGAAAATCGCTACTTATTTCTTCTATTATTCTGTCAATGACTGTTTTTGCTTGGATATTTGTAAGGAATATTATCGAAGCTATGATACTATTCAGCTTATCAAGTATACCCGTTTCTGTGTATTCATTATCTGGATTCAACTTTGTAGTAAGTGGTTCTGGTGGAGAAGGCAGAGTAAAGAGAACCTCGCTCTATACTTTATTTAATAGCATTTCAACGGCAGTAGGCCCGATAATAGCGAACCTAGTTTACGTAAAGGTCGAAAATATTCTTGATATCTTCTTAATATCGTCTGCAATTCTTATGGTTGCTGCTGTATCTTCCTGGTTAAACAACAAATGA
- a CDS encoding glycoside hydrolase family 13 protein has protein sequence MVEVKIIKSDGFFNEVLISSDKKIHFDTAYAEGDFNCFGEGSIVSETTDDLKFKIANLIPGKYHFKIAIDQYKILREAENRSGSYSFSIWLEKPYHNPDYAQFCAIIDKKLMDVRIAVPKHSISVSIFTKDTLKPVYSRRASFDTFDAVEYVFDGMSDYYFEVDNSRLPKEGYFSPKVHIEHEGGSKIIYHIFPDRFFRVGPHLPTLSRWGDKPTFSSFFGGNLRGITEKIGYIKALNVDTIYLNPVYKSKSNHRYDVDDYFSIDGLLGGEQDFIELVNEAHENGIKIVADMVFNHTSTDFPYFLDALKNGKNSKYWNWYIFHGEGAAVFDGRAKGKTKPLYETFMGVGRMPKLNHKNAEVRKFCIDVMKYYKNKFGVDGFRYDVAHSIYPEFFLEAVKEFGNEMLHIGEAWCLPSMFMLSGYWNSFTNYYLRNAIIKFVREEINITEFYNMIQNMIISYGPLIQQNVMNILDSHDTERILRAFKGNKKKVKLAYSILFMFDGFATIYYGDEVGLDGGRDPDDRRCFPWDNMDEDMLQFLKKLGEIRRMYHTGSAGIITVEETQECKYITRLSGESIIKVAIAKKPVTLEGEIILSSCGEKTIYEGDFALSIAKYA, from the coding sequence ATGGTAGAGGTAAAAATAATTAAATCAGATGGGTTCTTTAATGAAGTGCTTATTTCTTCGGACAAAAAAATTCACTTTGACACTGCTTATGCGGAAGGTGATTTTAATTGTTTTGGGGAAGGGAGTATTGTCTCCGAAACAACAGATGATTTAAAGTTTAAAATTGCAAATCTTATACCTGGAAAGTACCATTTCAAGATAGCTATCGATCAGTATAAAATCCTTAGAGAAGCTGAGAATAGATCCGGCTCATACTCGTTTTCAATATGGTTGGAAAAACCTTATCACAATCCAGATTATGCACAGTTTTGCGCGATTATTGACAAAAAACTTATGGACGTTCGAATAGCAGTACCAAAACACAGCATTTCCGTATCTATTTTTACGAAAGATACTTTAAAACCTGTATATTCCCGAAGAGCATCTTTTGATACTTTTGATGCAGTTGAGTATGTTTTTGATGGTATGTCAGATTATTATTTTGAAGTAGATAATTCCAGGTTACCTAAGGAAGGATATTTCTCACCAAAAGTGCACATCGAACACGAAGGCGGATCAAAGATCATTTATCACATATTTCCAGATAGGTTTTTTAGAGTAGGCCCGCATCTGCCAACACTATCAAGATGGGGAGATAAACCTACTTTTTCAAGCTTCTTTGGAGGAAATTTGAGGGGGATAACCGAAAAAATAGGTTATATTAAGGCCCTCAATGTTGATACGATATACCTTAATCCAGTATATAAAAGCAAGTCGAATCATAGGTACGATGTTGACGATTACTTCTCTATAGACGGATTGCTTGGCGGTGAACAGGATTTTATCGAGTTAGTCAACGAAGCTCATGAAAACGGTATTAAAATAGTTGCAGACATGGTGTTCAACCATACCTCAACGGATTTCCCCTATTTTTTGGATGCCCTTAAGAACGGAAAGAACTCTAAATACTGGAATTGGTACATATTTCATGGTGAAGGCGCAGCAGTATTTGATGGTAGAGCAAAAGGAAAAACAAAACCATTATACGAAACTTTTATGGGAGTTGGGCGCATGCCTAAGTTAAATCACAAGAATGCAGAGGTAAGGAAGTTCTGCATAGACGTTATGAAATACTACAAGAACAAATTTGGAGTAGATGGCTTTAGATACGATGTTGCACACTCAATCTACCCTGAATTCTTTTTAGAAGCTGTCAAAGAATTTGGAAATGAGATGCTGCACATAGGGGAAGCATGGTGTCTTCCATCAATGTTCATGCTATCTGGATACTGGAATAGCTTTACAAATTATTATCTAAGAAATGCGATTATAAAGTTTGTCCGTGAAGAAATAAATATAACCGAGTTTTATAATATGATTCAAAATATGATAATATCTTATGGTCCGCTTATTCAGCAGAATGTTATGAATATACTTGATTCACATGATACTGAAAGGATATTAAGGGCATTCAAGGGAAATAAAAAAAAGGTCAAGCTTGCCTATTCAATATTATTTATGTTCGATGGATTTGCTACGATTTACTATGGGGATGAAGTTGGTCTTGACGGGGGCCGAGATCCTGATGACAGAAGATGTTTTCCTTGGGACAATATGGATGAAGATATGCTTCAATTCCTAAAAAAACTTGGAGAAATCAGAAGAATGTATCACACAGGTAGTGCCGGAATAATAACTGTAGAAGAGACTCAGGAATGCAAATATATAACTAGGTTAAGCGGTGAATCGATAATAAAGGTTGCAATTGCCAAGAAGCCAGTTACTTTAGAAGGTGAAATAATCTTGAGCAGTTGTGGAGAAAAGACAATTTATGAGGGAGATTTTGCTTTGTCTATAGCGAAATATGCATGA
- a CDS encoding amino acid permease, with protein sequence MNPPSESSGLVQYMSSYVPGLYINGALTPVGLAIAISFMGLFVLVNYFGVVIFSKIINAITALKLVVPTITMVTLFLVSFKLRNFSAYGVAPYGPFSVVSAIVTSGIVYSYLGFQAVINLAGESRNPKRDGPLSLILVIIFSVVFYVVLQIAFIGSVPASDISKGWAFLSLPSPFADIAVSFNMFWLYTLIIADSIYSPSGSSMAAVASNSRNLYALSKNGTLPSFFLRVDNNTGIPRRALLFNFVISLIVLVTLKSWHQIIETLGILLLISFIGSAVSSGVIGSIKRYSSIKMPFIVIVSAIVFVFSGLIISISSFSKVLVVSLLLVPSLLLFAVSSGRGNRVIADVKAGLWFIIYVMEIAILSFIYNEHYVSGYIFLGAYLLSSTITFILARRSGVKFMHQAGEYDIAEIP encoded by the coding sequence ATGAACCCTCCAAGTGAATCAAGCGGCTTGGTCCAGTACATGTCTTCTTACGTGCCAGGCCTATATATCAATGGAGCTCTTACTCCTGTAGGCCTAGCAATTGCGATATCATTTATGGGACTGTTCGTGCTGGTAAATTATTTTGGTGTTGTAATATTTTCTAAGATAATAAATGCCATAACTGCCCTGAAACTGGTTGTTCCTACTATAACTATGGTCACTCTTTTCCTTGTCTCATTTAAACTTAGAAACTTTAGTGCATATGGAGTTGCACCTTATGGCCCGTTTTCAGTGGTATCTGCTATTGTAACCTCAGGCATAGTTTACTCATACCTTGGTTTTCAGGCTGTAATTAACCTAGCTGGCGAATCCAGAAACCCAAAGAGGGATGGGCCTCTTTCCCTGATCCTTGTTATCATATTTTCCGTTGTGTTCTACGTTGTTCTGCAAATAGCCTTTATAGGCTCCGTACCTGCGTCCGATATATCCAAAGGATGGGCATTTCTTTCATTGCCTTCTCCATTTGCAGACATTGCAGTTTCATTTAATATGTTCTGGCTATATACACTAATAATAGCCGATTCGATCTATTCGCCATCAGGCTCATCCATGGCTGCAGTTGCATCAAACTCAAGAAACCTTTATGCACTTTCAAAAAATGGGACTCTTCCATCGTTTTTTCTTAGAGTAGATAACAACACAGGGATCCCACGAAGAGCGCTTCTTTTTAATTTTGTTATCTCATTGATTGTTCTTGTTACCTTAAAGAGCTGGCACCAGATAATCGAAACTTTAGGTATACTCCTACTGATATCTTTTATAGGGTCAGCGGTATCTTCAGGGGTTATAGGATCGATAAAAAGGTATAGCAGCATAAAGATGCCATTTATCGTTATTGTATCCGCGATAGTTTTTGTATTTAGCGGCCTAATCATATCGATATCTTCTTTTTCGAAAGTGCTGGTAGTTTCACTGCTATTAGTTCCATCTCTTCTGCTATTTGCTGTATCCTCTGGAAGGGGAAATCGGGTCATTGCAGATGTAAAGGCTGGCTTATGGTTCATAATTTATGTTATGGAGATAGCGATCTTGTCATTTATATACAATGAACATTATGTATCAGGATACATTTTTCTTGGAGCCTATTTGCTATCATCTACCATAACTTTCATTCTGGCTCGCAGATCAGGAGTTAAGTTCATGCATCAGGCTGGAGAATACGATATAGCAGAAATTCCATAA
- a CDS encoding APC family permease — protein sequence MNGATKNVSFENSITNSNLIENEERKFRRKLGLLDLFMIGITGVIGSGWLFSPLYAANAAGPASIASWVLGGALVLMVGLVFSQLMRFKSEAGG from the coding sequence ATGAATGGCGCTACAAAAAACGTTAGTTTCGAAAATTCTATTACCAACAGTAATTTAATAGAAAACGAAGAGCGAAAGTTCCGCAGAAAGCTTGGCCTTCTTGATCTATTCATGATAGGCATAACAGGCGTCATTGGATCTGGCTGGCTTTTTTCTCCGCTGTACGCTGCAAATGCAGCCGGTCCAGCATCCATTGCTTCCTGGGTGTTAGGCGGGGCTCTTGTCTTGATGGTAGGTCTAGTGTTCTCTCAATTAATGCGATTTAAGTCCGAGGCCGGAGGATAA
- a CDS encoding MFS transporter: MSVSSSHILRVARKRPVIVVSSAQFIRVLARSQIWIFVPIYLTEIRHIPVYFMGVLFFLTAVIALPFSVYGGNLIDRIGRRRVAVLIPFLVSILLFLTSISIMLRMQAIYIIIEFLSIEPLSVVQWIADSVIMADVTSEDERLDGFGILRIAGNIGFSVGPAIGGFIAQYSYAYIFLASAIGALIEFILYFAWITETGVYSRTNRKISIPFNDRAFMLVASLIGLSYFVSGQWGTTLTLFLSIVDKITNSSVGILYSINGITVVLLQIPIIRLIRKMDGFQQLAIGSIVYASGFFALAFFSSFWIIALDVVVLTIGENIVSPVSNSIVAKLAPPDKRGEYYGAMSLFVGFISPIAPVLGTSLLYRYESNSLFLWGPVFLIGIIVAIATLMIGSKLNKASNTSYITKSN, translated from the coding sequence TTGAGCGTTTCCTCCTCTCACATTCTTAGGGTAGCAAGAAAGAGGCCAGTCATAGTCGTCTCATCCGCCCAATTCATAAGGGTGCTTGCTAGGTCGCAAATATGGATATTTGTCCCAATTTACTTGACAGAGATAAGGCACATACCAGTATACTTTATGGGCGTGCTTTTCTTCCTTACGGCAGTTATAGCACTGCCTTTCTCTGTTTACGGCGGAAACCTTATAGACAGAATAGGCAGAAGGAGAGTCGCTGTCTTAATACCATTCTTAGTTTCTATTCTCCTCTTCTTGACTTCTATATCCATAATGCTCAGAATGCAGGCAATTTATATTATTATAGAATTCCTTAGCATAGAACCGCTATCAGTAGTGCAGTGGATAGCAGACAGCGTTATAATGGCGGACGTTACTTCAGAGGACGAGCGCCTCGATGGATTTGGCATACTTAGGATAGCTGGAAACATAGGTTTTTCCGTGGGACCGGCGATAGGTGGCTTCATTGCACAGTATTCCTACGCTTACATATTTCTTGCCAGTGCAATAGGGGCGCTTATAGAGTTCATCCTTTATTTTGCATGGATAACGGAAACAGGAGTATACTCACGTACGAATAGGAAAATCAGCATACCTTTCAACGACAGAGCCTTTATGCTTGTTGCCTCTTTAATAGGCCTTTCATATTTTGTTTCTGGACAATGGGGAACAACCCTAACCCTTTTCCTATCGATAGTTGACAAGATCACAAATTCAAGCGTAGGTATCTTGTATTCAATAAACGGCATAACTGTAGTATTATTGCAGATACCTATCATAAGGCTCATAAGGAAAATGGATGGATTCCAACAACTAGCCATAGGAAGCATCGTATACGCGTCTGGGTTTTTTGCGCTCGCCTTCTTCAGTTCTTTTTGGATAATAGCGCTAGACGTCGTCGTACTTACCATAGGCGAAAACATAGTATCGCCGGTATCAAACTCCATAGTTGCAAAACTGGCCCCTCCAGATAAAAGGGGGGAATACTATGGAGCTATGTCGTTGTTTGTTGGCTTCATCTCACCTATAGCTCCGGTGCTCGGAACATCACTTCTCTACAGGTATGAATCTAACTCGTTGTTCCTATGGGGCCCCGTGTTTTTGATTGGTATTATAGTTGCAATTGCAACTCTCATGATAGGGTCGAAGTTGAACAAAGCGTCCAATACATCGTATATTACCAAGAGTAATTAG
- a CDS encoding S24/S26 family peptidase, protein MSARNLIRKNIAYLFVVAIIIFVLAATIYGGIWPPFSVVESESMEHGSSWEPGVINTGDIVLLKKVNDPLNNIVTYVDGRSIGFKTYGEYGDVILYNAPDGEIIIHRAMFYLTWDNGNPVVYGYHGQSWIKVTKEYVIIYNCSYNGRNLFVSLKGMENESGFITVGDHNLATSKEFLSQYDAYIAADQNIFGFPPVPPSKVVAVAYGQIPWLGLIKLNIMRLYGEWPYYNEVPKNAYTYLLSLIASIIIIPYASINIYKKIKKKVKV, encoded by the coding sequence GTGTCCGCTCGTAATTTAATTAGGAAAAACATAGCGTATCTATTCGTAGTGGCAATAATAATATTCGTGTTAGCAGCAACCATTTATGGCGGGATATGGCCTCCATTTTCAGTTGTAGAATCTGAAAGCATGGAGCACGGCAGCTCATGGGAGCCGGGCGTTATTAACACTGGCGATATAGTATTGCTCAAAAAGGTTAATGATCCACTAAATAACATAGTAACGTACGTTGATGGCAGATCCATTGGTTTCAAAACTTACGGCGAATATGGAGATGTAATATTGTATAATGCCCCGGATGGCGAGATAATTATCCACCGCGCCATGTTTTACCTAACTTGGGATAATGGAAATCCTGTTGTATACGGATACCATGGCCAAAGCTGGATCAAGGTAACGAAGGAATACGTGATCATCTACAACTGCAGTTACAACGGAAGAAACCTCTTCGTCAGCCTGAAGGGCATGGAAAACGAGAGTGGCTTCATAACTGTCGGCGATCACAACCTCGCTACTTCCAAAGAGTTTTTGTCGCAGTATGATGCATACATTGCTGCAGATCAGAATATATTCGGTTTTCCGCCTGTACCTCCATCAAAGGTAGTTGCGGTTGCTTATGGGCAGATACCCTGGCTCGGCCTTATAAAGCTAAATATAATGCGTCTCTACGGCGAATGGCCGTACTACAATGAAGTGCCGAAAAATGCCTATACTTACCTGCTCTCTCTCATAGCTTCTATTATAATTATTCCCTATGCATCTATTAATATATATAAGAAAATTAAAAAAAAGGTGAAGGTTTAA
- a CDS encoding peroxiredoxin: MSLVNKAAPDFEANAFVNGEVKKIRLSSYRGKWVVLFFYPADFTFVCPTEVEGFAEDYEKFKKKNTEVISVSEDTVYVHKAWVQYDERVAKAKYPMVEDRKGIIARAYDVYNEETGNAQRGLFIINPDGIVKYVVITDDNVGRSTDETLRVLEALQSGGLCPVNWHEGEPTLKV; encoded by the coding sequence ATGTCTCTTGTAAACAAAGCGGCTCCAGATTTCGAAGCTAATGCCTTCGTTAATGGAGAAGTAAAGAAGATAAGGCTGAGCAGCTATAGAGGGAAATGGGTAGTTCTGTTCTTCTACCCGGCAGATTTTACGTTCGTATGCCCGACTGAGGTTGAAGGATTCGCAGAAGACTACGAGAAATTCAAGAAGAAGAACACAGAAGTGATATCAGTTAGTGAGGATACCGTATATGTGCACAAGGCATGGGTACAGTACGATGAGAGGGTGGCTAAGGCAAAGTACCCGATGGTAGAGGACAGGAAAGGAATAATAGCAAGGGCCTACGATGTATACAATGAAGAAACTGGAAATGCCCAGAGAGGGCTCTTTATAATAAACCCGGACGGGATAGTGAAATACGTTGTGATAACAGATGACAACGTCGGCAGGAGCACAGACGAGACCCTCAGGGTTCTTGAAGCTCTGCAGTCGGGAGGGCTATGCCCAGTGAACTGGCACGAGGGAGAGCCAACACTGAAGGTTTAA